The sequence below is a genomic window from Desulfobulbus oligotrophicus.
GCTCTCCGCACAGTTATCAAGAAAACCGTGCGGCCCCCATTCGGCAAGATACCCACTGTCACTATAGGAGGCGATGGCACCACCCGGCCCATCTGCCTGTTCCATAACAAGTACATTCAGATCCGGGCACAACGCCCGGGCAAAGGTCGCCGCACTCAGACCGGAGACACCGGCGCCGACAATACAGAGGTCATACGGAATTGATTTCATACACCACAGAAGTTAACAGACGCATTGGCATGGGCATGGGCATGGGCACAGGCCCTGTCTTGACAGAGAATCATTCGTGCTTACCATGTTGCCCGGATAAAAGAAAGCCCCTTTATCTGCCTGGTATTATCACAAAAACGTGTGCCGGCCGGCCGTAAACACACTTATTTTTTCATGTACTTTGAGGAACATCACCCATGACAGCAACACAGGTTGAAACCAAGCAGTTTCAGGCAGAGACCAGAAAGGTTCTCGATATCGTCATCAACTCGCTGTATACCGAGCGTGACATCTTTGTCCGCGAGCTGGTCTCCAACGCCGCCGATGCCCTGGAAAAATTCCGTCATCAGAGCTTGATAGAAAAGATCGAATTCGACAGTCACGTCCCCCTTGAGATCACCATCAACGGTGACGATAAAAACCACACCCTCACCATCAGCGACACCGGTATCGGCATGACCCGGGAGGAGCTTGAAACCAACCTGGGGACCATTGCCCACTCCGGCTCCCAGCACTTCTTTGAACAGCTTGCTGAGGCTGCAAAAAAAGACGTCAACCTGATCGGTCAGTTCGGTGTCGGCTTTTATTCGGTGTTCATGGCTGCCAAGAACGTACGCGTTCAGACCCGCTCCTGGGACGGCTCCGAAGGATGGGAGTGGAGCTCCGACGGCGGCGGTTCCTACACCATCGGCCCCTGCCCCGGCCTGCATCGCGGCACCCGTATCATCATCGAACTGAAAGACGATGCCCACACCTATGCCTCCAAGTTCACGATTGAACGGATCATTCAGCAGTACTCCACCTTTGTCCCCTTTCCGGTCATTGTCGAGGGGAAAAAAGTCAACACCGTGCAGGCGATCTGGTCTCGATCCAAATCTGAAATCACTGAGGAGGAGTACAACGAATTTTACAAGTTCATCGGCAATGCGGTTGATGAACCGTTGTACCGTTTTCACTTCTCAGCCGATGCACCGCTTTCGATCAACGCCCTTCTCTATGTGCCCAAAGAGAACTTTGAGGTGCTGGGCATGGGCCGGATGCAGCCGGGTGTCAACCTCTACTGCCAGAAGGTGCTGATCGACCAGCACAGTGAAAATATCCTTCCGGAATGGCTCCGTTTTCTGAAAGGTGCGGTGGACTCTGAAGACCTGCCGCTGAACATCTCGCGGCAATCGCTGCAGGACAACGCTCTCGTCATCAAACTGCGCAAAGTCCTGACCAAACGGGTGATCAAGTTCTTTGCCGAAGAGGCTGAACGGGACGCCGACAAGTACCGTGACTTCTGGAAGATCTTCGGTATCTTCATTAAAGAGGGGATGACCAGCGATTTTGAACATCGCGCTGATCTGGCAAAACTGCTCCGTTTTGAATCTTCAGCCAGTGAACCCGGGGTCATGATCTCGCTTGATGAGTATGTTGACCGGATGAAGGAGGGCCAGGACAAGATCTACTTTATCAACGGTCCCAGCCGGGCTGCTGTTGAGTATGGGCCCTATGTTGAGATGTTTAAAAAACGCGGCATTGAGATCTTCTACACCCTGGACCCGATTGACGACTTTGTCCTCAATCATCTGGGCGAATACAACGGTAAAAAACTGGTTTCCGCAGATCGGGCCGACCTCACCCTGCCCGAGAGCACAGAACCTTCCGCCGACACGGCAACCGATGAGCAGCAGGTTGAGCCGCTGTCTGATGCAGTGGCAACCTCGCTCTGCCGCTGGATGAAAGAAGTGCTCGGCGAGCGCATTCAGGAGGTGAAGGCCTCGGATCGTCTGGTGGACAGCCCGGCCATGATCGTGAATGTCGATGGCTTTATGACCTCCTCCATGGAGCGGATTCTCAAAGCGTCCGGACAGACCGAGGCCTTTGGTATCGGATCGAAAAAAGATATGGAGGTCAACACCAGCAGCAATCTGATCAAACGACTGGCTGCACTGCGTGAAAGCGATGCTGACTTTGCCCGGGATCTGGTCGAACAGCTGTATGACAACGCTATGATCCAGGCTGGTCTGCTGGTTGACCCCATGGTGATGGTGCGCCGCAACTACCGTATCCTGGAACGTGCCGCCGACGCCTCTTCACCAACGAACTAACCCTCTCTGCCCTGGACGCATCGTGTGTGCACCGCAGTATCAGGAACACGAACATCCAGGGCACCGGTTTTTCTTTGCATCTCTGCGATAAACCGGTATCATATCTTGAAAAAAGGTTGTGTTCACGATATATGAACACAACCTTTTTCGTTCTATGAATTGCTTCTGGAGAAACTGTGTGATGCGTTCATCCCTTTTCATGCTTTTCATGGCGCTTCTGCTTCTTGCCGGCTGCCATACAAAACAGATTCGCCACCTTGCCTCTGATGCCGCTCTGATCAAACCGGGACAGACCACGGTGAAAGAGGTGCAGCAGTATCTGGGAGAACCCAATGCCCGACGCGAGGTAGCTCCCGGGGTCAGCGAATTTCTCTACTATGAGGACCGGCCCGGGATGTTCGGTACCATGCCGCTGATCGGCTCGTTCAGCAGTTCCAAAGGGTATGAGATGATCGTTCTGACCATCACCAACGACGTTGTCACCAGCTGTGATTTCCGCAACCACAACGAGACAGATCGCAAGTGGCTGGAAGACTACACCTGGGATCAGGAACTCCAGTGAACCCACTCACCATCTTTGACATCAACAGAGAGCGGATGATCGAGGAGCAACTGATTCGCCGGGGCATAACCGATCAGCGTGTCCTTGACGCCATGCGCACAGTCCCCCGACATCTTTTTGTTGAGGATGCCATTCAGTCACAGGCGTACAGCGACTTTCCCCTACCCATCGGCAGCGGACAGACCATCTCCCAGCCGTATATCGTTGCCCTGATGACCATGGCCCTGCAGCTTACCGGGTCTGAGAAGATTCTCGAAATCGGTACCGGCTCCGGTTACCATGCCGCCATCCTCTCCCGGCTCTGTCAGAAGGTCTATACCGTGGAGCGCCTGGACGCCCTGGTCAGTCGTGCCCGCAAGATCTTTGACCGGCTTCGCTATCACAACATCGTCTCGCGTATTGACGACGGCACCGAGGGCTGGCCTTCGGAAGCCCCCTTTGACCGGATCATCGTGACAGCCGGCGGGCCCCGCATACCCACACCCCTCATCGATCAGCTGGCAGATCCCGGGCGGCTGATCATGCCGGTCGGCGGCCAGGAGGTGCAGGAGTTACAGGTGGCGGATAAACGTGACGGTGATATCAAGATAACAACCATTGAGCATGTTCGCTTTGTGGATCTCATAGGGGCCCACGCCTGGCCCAACTGATAACGCCCTCCCCATAATACGGCAGTCGGAACCGGCCTGAACAGCCTTCCCTCTCCGGCTGTCGGGAAAAACCTTGCATTCGTTGCGGCGACGGGAGAAAATACCAGAGTAATCCGTTCACCTCCTCTCCACCTGTCACCCGATAAAGATCATGTCATTTCTCAACAGCGAAGCCCTGCTCGACCTGCTTATCAAACAGCAGCTGCTCTCCCACGAACAGCGCCGATTCGTTCTCCTGCAACAGGGAAAACAGCGTCAGAAACTATTAAAACAGTTCGGCGGCCGTCGCCAGGAGGATCGCAACAGGCAACTGAAAGGTTTTCCAGACCTTGTTGATATTATTGTCGCCCTCGGGTTGGAGAACCCTGATGTGCAACAGGGACCGCTCACTGAAGAGACCATTATGCGGGCCGTTTCCAGGGGCCTGAAGATCCCGTTTAAAAAGCTCGATCCGCTTGAACTGGACATGGACACGGTGACGAAAACCATTCCCAGATCGTTTGCGGTCAGTCACCTGATCCTGCCGCTGACACTACAAAACGGCGTCCTTGAAGTGGTCAGCTATCACCCGGATATCCAGTCAGTGTTCGAGGATATTGAACGGGCCAACCAGGTGAAAATCCGACCGTATCTGTCGACACGCAGTGACATCAAAAAAATTCTGGCCGAATTTTTCGGTTTTCAGCGTTCCATCACTGCTGCAGAATCCCAATTCGGGACGACCAGCGTTTCCACAGCCGTGGATATCGGCAACCTTGAACAGTATGTGCGCCTGGCCTCCACCAAGGAGCTGAGTTCCACGGACCAGCACATCAAAGCCGCGGTCAACCATCTGTTCAGCTACGCCCTGGAGCAACGCGCCAGTGACATCCACATTGAGCCCAAACGGGACACCTGCCTGGTCCGTTTTCGCATTGACGGTATCCTCCACACCATTTACAAGCTGCCCAAGGCTGTCCATTCGGCCATCACCTCCCGAATCAAGGGACTGGCCCGACTGGATATCGCGGAAAAACGCCGCCCCCAGGACGGCCGCATCAAGATCGGTCGTCAGGAGGAAAGCCAGGAGGCTGAGATCCGGGTCTCCACAGTACCGGTGGCCTTTGGCGAGAAGACGGTCATGCGCATTCTCAACCCTGAGGTTATTTTTCAGCAGCTGGACAACCTTGGCTTTTCCCGGCGCGACCGGCTGGTCTACAACAGCTTCATGAACGCCGCCCACGGCATTGTCCTGGTGACCGGCCCCACCGGCAGCGGTAAATCGACAACCCTGTACTCCACCCTCAAACAGATCGCCACTCCGGAGATCAATATCGTCACCATCGAAGATCCGGTGGAAATGGTGTACGAGGAGTTCAATCAGATCGCGGTACAGCAGCAGATTGATGTCACCTTTTCCTCAATCCTGCGCAACATCCTCCGGCAGGATCCGGACATCATCATGATCGGTGAAATCCGGGATCTGGAAACCGCTACACACGCTGTCCAGGCCGCTCTGACCGGTCATCTGGTCTTCTCCACCCTGCACACCAACGATGCGGTTTCCACCATCATCCGCCTGGAAGATCTGGGGCTCGAACCCTTCCTCATTGCCTCCACCATGCTGGGGGCCCTGGCACAGCGGCTGGTGCGTCGCAACTGCCCCTACTGTCTGGAACCGTACACAATGGACAGCGCCGAACTGCGTAAACTGGGCTTTCCGCTCGCTGCCGGCCACAATTCCATTGAGCTGAAACGAGGCAAAGGCTGTCTCCAATGCCGGAACACCGGCTACCTGGGCCGCATGGGTATCTTTGAGGTCTTTCCCATGTCTGAACAGCTCAAAAAACTGATCGCGGCCAAGGCCAACGGTTCCGAACTGCGGCAGATAGCTGTTCGTGAAGGGATGACCACTTTACGCGAGGATGCCTGGCGCAAGGTGCAGGCCGGGCTGACCACCGTGGAAGAGGCGCTGCGTGTGACCGGAGAAACCGAGACCATTTGATTTTTCACTGGCACTTCCCTGGATTCGACCTATAGTATTGTTGATCAGTAACCAGAAACAGTGCAGAGAGTATGGGACAGAAGATTGTCAGTAAAAATAAAAAAGCCTTTCACGACTACGCCATTGAGCAGACCTTTGAGGCCGGCATTGTACTCAGCGGTCCGGAGGTGAAGTCGCTCCGAGCCGGCAGGGTTAACCTTCGTGACGGGTATGCCCAGCTCAAGGGCGGTGAGGTCTTTTTGTACAACGTGCATATCTCGCCCTACTCCTATGCCACCCATGTTGAGCAGGACCCGCTGCGGACCCGGAAGCTGCTGCTGCATCGTCACGAGATCCGTAAGTTGATCGGTAAACTGCACGAAAAAGGCATTGCGCTGATTCCATTGAAGATTTATTTTATCGGCAACGGTAAGGCCAAGGTGGAAATGGCGCTAGCCAAAGGAAAAAAACTCTACGATAAACGGGCTGCCCTGAAAGAGAAGGAATCAAACCTTGAGATGAAGCGGTCCATGCGCCACAGTGACTGATCACCTTGATTGGGCAGCAGACTTATAGAACCAACACCTACTATGGGGGCGAAACGGATTCGACGGGGATGTTGAAGCTTAATGTTGCATGCCGAGTTTTCTGTCAACTCGTTAAACTGACGGAAGTAAATATAATCGCAGACGATTATAACTACGCACTGGCAGCTTAATCTGCTGTGCCGTTCCACCGGTTTTCGCCTGTAGAACCGGATTCAGAGCGTCGACTCCACAGGCTGGTTGTCCGTGAGTGCCTGGGCACGGCCAACGAGATCTTCAGGCTGGCATCCGAATATCTCTGTTTCGGGAGAGAAGCGGATGCGAGATCTAATCCCGGAACTATGCATGTAGAGACTTAAGGGGAGAATTTCCGGACCCGGGTTCAACTCCCGGCGCCTCCACCATTTAGAAAAGACAAACCCGTCTCTCTGGGGTCATTCTCCGGGGTGACGGGTTTTCTTTTTCCCCTTGTTTCTAAAGGGTTTGCGCCCGTTTCACATCTTTCCAAAGCACCTCTCCGCACCACCGATTCTCCCCATCTTCCTGCCTTTCTTTCTCTGTTTGGCCCCTGATTCTCTGTTTTCTCCGGACGAAGTCCGAAGCGCGTCCGGAAAGTTACATCCTTGATTGATATGGGTTTGCGGCAGATTGCCATTTTTGGCGGTTGTCTTAGGTCATCGTTCGATGCCGCAACCGGACGTTTTTTTCGAAATCGCCCGCTTCGGCCATGAAAAGAAGCGTGGTCAACTCCGGTTTCCTGCCCCCTAAAGTAAAAAAGCCGACGCTGATGGTCGGCTCTCTGTGGTGGTCTCCGGTCCGGTCGTCAGTCGGTGGCGAAGCCGAACTGGCGGCGCTGCTCGGTCCAGTCCTCTGGAAAGGTCTGGGTCAGCTTGGCCAGCGAGAGCCCGTTGGGTTCCTCACCGTTGATCAGGGCTTCGACGATGTCGGGGGCCAGGGTCGTCAGCTTGAGAATGCGGGCCACATACGAGCCATCGACGTCAAGGGTACGGGCAAGCTCGCTGATGGACTTGATCTGGCCGGATTCGAGGATGTCGGCCCAGGAAAAGGCCCTTCCCAGTGCCTGGAGGATGGCGGACTGCACCGGTTCCTGCGCTCCGGTGATTTCTCCATCCAGGGCCTGGGGAGCGATGACCGTCTTGCGGCCGCGCATGCGCCGGATCAGCATCGGGATGTGGATCTGCAGGTTGCCGTTGTCGGCAACAGTAATGGTCGGCTTCATTTTCATCGGCTTGCCCTCCGTTCGGTGACTTCGCATGCCAGACCAGCCAGCTCGGCGATGAGCGTTGTCAGCCCGTTGGTTCGCAGCTCCATGTCGATTCCGGTCTCGCGGATCTCGACCTTATCCACCAGGAGGCGGATGAGCCGGTTTCGCTCCACCGGGAAAAGGTCTTCCCAGAAGCCCTCGACATTCTGGAAGGCCTCCGACACATCCTGTTCCGTGATGCTGCTCCCCTGGTAGGCTCTGCATCGCTCGCTCACATGGGTCAGTTGTTTCGAGAGCTCGACCGCCTGGCGATTGACCGTCGTCAGCATTTCGGTCTTGCCCGACTGATCGCTGCCGGGTTTCATCAGTTCGATGGCTTGCTTCCGCGCCTGCGACAGCTCCATTTCGAGTTGGGCTTTCTGCTTGAACAGCCGCTCCCGCTCCACCTGCTCGATGTCCCGGGCCGCGAAGTAGGTTTTGGCCACCAGCGTCGGCGTGCGGAACACCGCGCTCAACTGCTCGACCACGGCCTGCTCGATGTCCCCGGCGGGAATCCGTTTGAGGGGGCACCGGCTCACGGTCCGCTTGCTGTCCTTCTGGCAGATGTAATAGGTGTAGTGGCGGCCGTTCTTGCGGGCGTAGGTCGGTCCCATCGCGCATCCGCAGTGGCCGCAGCGGATGACGCCTTTAAGCGGGGCGACCATTTTGGTTCTTGCCATGGAAACCTTGACCGGTTTGTTGTCCTCCAGGATGGCCTGCACCTTGTCCCAGGTCGTCCGGTCGATGATTCCTTCGTGCTCACCGGGGTAGCTGCGATCCTTGTGGGCAATCTCGCCGATATAGACCCGGTTGTTCAGCAGCCGGTAGATGTGGCCTGTATTCCATTCTGAGCCCTCGCGAACCTTGCCTTTCTTGGTGGTCCAGGCTTTTGTGCGGTATCCCTGTTCGTTCAATTCCTGGCCCAGCTTCTTGGCCGAGCCGATCTGGATGAATCGGCGGAAGATGTACTGCACCGTCCTGGCTTCATCCGGGTTGACCAGCAGCTTCTTGTTGTCTCGGTCGACGTCGTATCCAAGAATGGGTACGCCGCCGCAGTATTTCCCCCGGCGCTTGGCGGCCGCCACCTTGTCCCGGATGCGCTCGGCGATGACCTCCCGCTCGTACTGGGCGAAGGTGATCAGGATGCCGAGAAACATTCGGCCGGTGGGGTCGGTGGTGCTGAAGTGCTGGGTGACCGAGACGAAGCTGACACCCTTCTCGTTGAAGAGGTCGATCATCTTCATGAAGTCCAGCAGCGAGCGGGACAGCCGGTCGACCTTGTAGACCACGATCACGTCAATCTTCCCGGCATCGATGTCCGCCAGCAGGCGACGCAGCCCCGGGCGCTCCATGTTTCCACCCGAGAATCCACCATCGTCGTAGCGATCCGGCAGAGCCGTCCAGCCACGCATCCTCTGGGCTTCGATATAGTGTTCCGCCGATTCCCGTTGCGCATCCAACGAGTTGAACTCCTGTTCGAGACCTTCCTCGTGGCTCTTGCGGGTGTAGATGGCACAGCGCAGGGTCTTGTTTTTGCCCGGCGCGACATTGCTGTTATCAAGCATCCGAACCTCCCTCGGCTTTTCTGCCGTAAACCTTCTTCAGTCCGAAAAAGACCTTGCCGTTCCACCTGGTCCCGGTGATCTCCCTGGCCACCGCGCTGAGCGACCGGAAGGTGCGGCCTTCGAACTCGTAGCCATCGGCAAGGACGATCACCTCATAGCGCCGGTCGTTCCAGACCCGCACCAGTCTGGTCCCGGGCAGGATCGCTTCGTTCGATTTCCGCTCTTCTGGGATGCGTCGATTGACAGTGGCGACCGGGTCCTCCTTGGCGGCCTGCTGGAGATGGACCTTGGCCTGTTCGGACAGCCCGCCGTAGAAAAGCTCCTGGATGCGATAGGCCAGCCGCTTGATGAGGAATTGTTTCTTGTACTGGGGTGGCTCTTCTCCGTAGAGGTCGAGCCATTTTTCCCGGAGCTGTTCCAGGGACATGGATTGCAACAGGGCCATCTGCCGAAGGACTGAGTTTCGGGTTCGGTCCTGATTCTTGCCGCCGGTGGCGGCGTTCTGTAACTCATTCATTTTCAACTCCTTATTTTGGTTTCCGGACGAGTTGTCATGAATGAATGCTCTGTTCCGGCAATGAATCAAGTCCTTCTTCGAGCACAGGGGAAGAATCTTCGAAAACCTCTAACTCATTGCCCACACATGCGTTTTTTGCCTTTCGGCGCAGGATCGCCGTGGCCAGAATGGAGGCGGCTGACTGGAGCCTCGCCTCACCCGACAAGCGGCCGGGTTTGCCGTTTTCGCCAAGGTCATCCGTCCCCGGCCCATCATTCATTTCCTGGACATCCAACATCGAACACCTCCGGTGGGACCGGGGGACTGGATGGTGTGGATGCCAGAAAACGGTGGCGGTCGGGATGCGCGTTCGATGGCACCCACAACCGCCTCAGCTCCGCCTCTGGTCGGTTATCTGGTTTCTAACTGCTCGTCCGGTTTCAAACCGGCTTTCTTCAGGCCTTACCTACCGAGGGGCTCATGGAAGTGTCGGAAATCAGGTGTGAGATTATTTCTTGACCTGATATGCGTCAGGTTTATATTATTAGGGTTTGCTGGCGCATTGCGCCTTTTTGTCTTTCAACAGAAATGGAGACGCCATGGGCAAAGCGAAAACGGATGAGATAACGCCGTTGCAGCGGAAAACGCTCGAAGCGATATGTCGTTTCGTCGATGCCAAGGGCTTTCCTCCAACGGTGAAGGAACTGAGCGAGATCTTTGAAATCAGCCCGGCGAGTGCCCACGACCGGATCAACCAACTGGTGCGCAAGGGATACCTGAAGCGGGAGGACGGGAAGTCGCGAGGCATAGCTGTTGCCCGTCGCCCCAGCGAGATGGCTGCCTCTCTGGTTTCAGTACCTGTTGTGGGGATGGTGGCGGCTGGCCGTCCCATCCTGGCCGAGGAGAACATCACCGGCCAAGTGCTGGTCGAGTCGGACGTCGTTCGTTCCGGACAGCACTTCGCACTCCGTGCGGTGGGTGACAGCATGATCGGTGCCGGTATCAACGATGGCGATTTGATCATCGTGCGGCAGCAGCCCATCGCCGAGGATGGTGACATCGTTGTAGCGCTGCTCAACAACGAGGCGACCGTCAAACGGCTGAAAATCAAAGACGAGCTCATCGAATTGGTGCCAGAGAACCCGGAGGTAAGAAAGATCCGGATCAGGCCGGAGGATGACCTTCGAGTTTTAGGCAAGGTCGTTGGATGGAAACGGAGTTAACCGAGACAGACATGGACGAATAACGACAAAACGACAGGAGTATTTGATGGCAACTTTTAACCTACGCCGCTTTTCGAAGCCGGAGATGCTCCGGCGAATCGACAGGAAGCATCTCATTGCCTTTCTGGAGCCTCATGCCGCCTATTTTTCAGCTCGCGGCGTAGAGTTGCCACCAGTCCAGCAGGAAGATGGCCTGGACTACAACGCCCTCAGCCACCTTTTGCTGACGCCGGACAGTACGACCCCGGATGATCTCGCCGAGGCGCTGTTTTATGTCAATGAAGTCTCGACCCCCGAGGGTTTTGATTCCATTCAGGATGAGATCGCCGGAACGGACATCGACGTGGAAATCGGGGAGAACGCCGCACCGGCAGACTTGGCGATCCAGGTCTGGATGGCTGACCGGGAAATCATCGAGAAGGTACACGCCGAACAGTTCTTCATGAACGTCAGGTCCTTCGAGTATTTTAAGACCAAGAAAAACCCGCTGCCGGATTTCGTGCTGCCATCCGAGGAAACCCTCGCGGCCCTCGAAGCCGATCTCGACGAATGGTTTTCCAAGAAACGTCGCGGTAAGTATTCCAAGGTGTTCGTCTATCCCAAAGAGGGCCACACATGGTTCCTCGTGCGCCATGGCAAGCCCTATGCCCGTGAGGCGGTCATTGAGGCCGGTGAGTCCACCAGCCAGTACTTCCGTCCTGAAAAATTCGACGTGCTTGCCTACAACCCCGTGATCGGGGAAATCCGCATGAACGCTGAAACCAAGGGTGAGAAGGAGCTCTACCGCAAGAAATTCGGATTCCACCTGTTCGGAGACGAAGAGTTTTTC
It includes:
- a CDS encoding GspE/PulE family protein, translating into MSFLNSEALLDLLIKQQLLSHEQRRFVLLQQGKQRQKLLKQFGGRRQEDRNRQLKGFPDLVDIIVALGLENPDVQQGPLTEETIMRAVSRGLKIPFKKLDPLELDMDTVTKTIPRSFAVSHLILPLTLQNGVLEVVSYHPDIQSVFEDIERANQVKIRPYLSTRSDIKKILAEFFGFQRSITAAESQFGTTSVSTAVDIGNLEQYVRLASTKELSSTDQHIKAAVNHLFSYALEQRASDIHIEPKRDTCLVRFRIDGILHTIYKLPKAVHSAITSRIKGLARLDIAEKRRPQDGRIKIGRQEESQEAEIRVSTVPVAFGEKTVMRILNPEVIFQQLDNLGFSRRDRLVYNSFMNAAHGIVLVTGPTGSGKSTTLYSTLKQIATPEINIVTIEDPVEMVYEEFNQIAVQQQIDVTFSSILRNILRQDPDIIMIGEIRDLETATHAVQAALTGHLVFSTLHTNDAVSTIIRLEDLGLEPFLIASTMLGALAQRLVRRNCPYCLEPYTMDSAELRKLGFPLAAGHNSIELKRGKGCLQCRNTGYLGRMGIFEVFPMSEQLKKLIAAKANGSELRQIAVREGMTTLREDAWRKVQAGLTTVEEALRVTGETETI
- a CDS encoding DUF2924 domain-containing protein; amino-acid sequence: MNELQNAATGGKNQDRTRNSVLRQMALLQSMSLEQLREKWLDLYGEEPPQYKKQFLIKRLAYRIQELFYGGLSEQAKVHLQQAAKEDPVATVNRRIPEERKSNEAILPGTRLVRVWNDRRYEVIVLADGYEFEGRTFRSLSAVAREITGTRWNGKVFFGLKKVYGRKAEGGSDA
- a CDS encoding protein-L-isoaspartate(D-aspartate) O-methyltransferase translates to MIEEQLIRRGITDQRVLDAMRTVPRHLFVEDAIQSQAYSDFPLPIGSGQTISQPYIVALMTMALQLTGSEKILEIGTGSGYHAAILSRLCQKVYTVERLDALVSRARKIFDRLRYHNIVSRIDDGTEGWPSEAPFDRIIVTAGGPRIPTPLIDQLADPGRLIMPVGGQEVQELQVADKRDGDIKITTIEHVRFVDLIGAHAWPN
- a CDS encoding recombinase family protein — its product is MLDNSNVAPGKNKTLRCAIYTRKSHEEGLEQEFNSLDAQRESAEHYIEAQRMRGWTALPDRYDDGGFSGGNMERPGLRRLLADIDAGKIDVIVVYKVDRLSRSLLDFMKMIDLFNEKGVSFVSVTQHFSTTDPTGRMFLGILITFAQYEREVIAERIRDKVAAAKRRGKYCGGVPILGYDVDRDNKKLLVNPDEARTVQYIFRRFIQIGSAKKLGQELNEQGYRTKAWTTKKGKVREGSEWNTGHIYRLLNNRVYIGEIAHKDRSYPGEHEGIIDRTTWDKVQAILEDNKPVKVSMARTKMVAPLKGVIRCGHCGCAMGPTYARKNGRHYTYYICQKDSKRTVSRCPLKRIPAGDIEQAVVEQLSAVFRTPTLVAKTYFAARDIEQVERERLFKQKAQLEMELSQARKQAIELMKPGSDQSGKTEMLTTVNRQAVELSKQLTHVSERCRAYQGSSITEQDVSEAFQNVEGFWEDLFPVERNRLIRLLVDKVEIRETGIDMELRTNGLTTLIAELAGLACEVTERRASR
- the lexA gene encoding transcriptional repressor LexA, with amino-acid sequence MGKAKTDEITPLQRKTLEAICRFVDAKGFPPTVKELSEIFEISPASAHDRINQLVRKGYLKREDGKSRGIAVARRPSEMAASLVSVPVVGMVAAGRPILAEENITGQVLVESDVVRSGQHFALRAVGDSMIGAGINDGDLIIVRQQPIAEDGDIVVALLNNEATVKRLKIKDELIELVPENPEVRKIRIRPEDDLRVLGKVVGWKRS
- the smpB gene encoding SsrA-binding protein SmpB — its product is MGQKIVSKNKKAFHDYAIEQTFEAGIVLSGPEVKSLRAGRVNLRDGYAQLKGGEVFLYNVHISPYSYATHVEQDPLRTRKLLLHRHEIRKLIGKLHEKGIALIPLKIYFIGNGKAKVEMALAKGKKLYDKRAALKEKESNLEMKRSMRHSD
- the htpG gene encoding molecular chaperone HtpG — translated: MTATQVETKQFQAETRKVLDIVINSLYTERDIFVRELVSNAADALEKFRHQSLIEKIEFDSHVPLEITINGDDKNHTLTISDTGIGMTREELETNLGTIAHSGSQHFFEQLAEAAKKDVNLIGQFGVGFYSVFMAAKNVRVQTRSWDGSEGWEWSSDGGGSYTIGPCPGLHRGTRIIIELKDDAHTYASKFTIERIIQQYSTFVPFPVIVEGKKVNTVQAIWSRSKSEITEEEYNEFYKFIGNAVDEPLYRFHFSADAPLSINALLYVPKENFEVLGMGRMQPGVNLYCQKVLIDQHSENILPEWLRFLKGAVDSEDLPLNISRQSLQDNALVIKLRKVLTKRVIKFFAEEAERDADKYRDFWKIFGIFIKEGMTSDFEHRADLAKLLRFESSASEPGVMISLDEYVDRMKEGQDKIYFINGPSRAAVEYGPYVEMFKKRGIEIFYTLDPIDDFVLNHLGEYNGKKLVSADRADLTLPESTEPSADTATDEQQVEPLSDAVATSLCRWMKEVLGERIQEVKASDRLVDSPAMIVNVDGFMTSSMERILKASGQTEAFGIGSKKDMEVNTSSNLIKRLAALRESDADFARDLVEQLYDNAMIQAGLLVDPMVMVRRNYRILERAADASSPTN